The window GCCAACAAGTCTCGCCCGGCTTGCTCCAGCTCGGATGGGGTAGCCTCCAGATACAAAGACGACCACTCCGGCCCCCCATGGACCACTATCACCGGCGGCATCGATTCCGAACGTTTGCTGCTGTCCAACCCTAGCCAGACCATCAAGGGATCCCCCAGGCATTTAATCCCTTTCCAGTCCGGCAGTGGTATTCCTTCCCCATAGCCCGCCAACACCGCGATACAGGATAAGTATTCAGCGTATCCCAGCAAGGAGAGCAGATTGCTTGTAGAGGGGAGGGCCTCTTCCAGCAGGGGTAACATTTGCGGGGCCGGAATGGCCACCACCAGAGACGCTGCCTGATAAACACAGCCATTATCTGTGCTGATCTGCCAGGCTTTCTCCAGGGGTTTTAGGCTGACCACACGGGTTTGCCGATGCACCTGGAGTGGAGTTGCCATGTGCTTAGCCAGAGCTGACATGCCCTGAGGGCAGATGTAGCGCGGCTTTTCATCATTGGGATCCTCCGGGTGCAACCCATCTGCATCCAGCAGGTGCAGCGAGCGCGTCCATTCGGTCAGCAATCCCAGCGACAGCAGCTCTTTCACCCAGCGGTTGAGACCATCGGAATCGGCAGTCAGGTATTGTGCCCCGTGATCCACCGGCACCGTTTGTCCGGCATGTTCAACCCGGCGCGTGGCCATGCGTCCACCCAAACCTGCCGATTTCTCCAGCACCAAAACCTGCAACCCTGCCCGCAACAGTTGCCTGGCACAGACCAAACCAGCGACTCCAGCCCCAATCACAATCACA is drawn from Thermostichus vulcanus str. 'Rupite' and contains these coding sequences:
- a CDS encoding NAD(P)/FAD-dependent oxidoreductase, whose amino-acid sequence is MSDEETQAGIMQADGTNLPFADVIVIGAGVAGLVCARQLLRAGLQVLVLEKSAGLGGRMATRRVEHAGQTVPVDHGAQYLTADSDGLNRWVKELLSLGLLTEWTRSLHLLDADGLHPEDPNDEKPRYICPQGMSALAKHMATPLQVHRQTRVVSLKPLEKAWQISTDNGCVYQAASLVVAIPAPQMLPLLEEALPSTSNLLSLLGYAEYLSCIAVLAGYGEGIPLPDWKGIKCLGDPLMVWLGLDSSKRSESMPPVIVVHGGPEWSSLYLEATPSELEQAGRDLLAHAAKRVQPELATPEWMQVHRWRYSLPVETMGLASLGTRVSASDAVGLPLVCAGDWCAGGRIEGAWLSGQDAAQKLLEMLGIPLPARFGAL